The genomic region CGAATCGCCCCTACAATGGTTTAATGCCCCCAATAAACAATCCAAAAATTGTTGGCGTTTGGCGTGACTTTGACATTGAGTAAAAATTTGCTCGAATTGATCTATGACCAACACCACCGCCGGGGCTTCGGTTTCGGCAATCAGCCGTTGTAAGCCTTCGGCCCCTTGGGCGAGTTCGGCGTTAACCCGGTCGAAGGAATGGCGTTCGTCCACCAAGACGCGGGCTAAACTCTCTAGGGGGTCGTCTCCGGGTTTGAAGGGGTCGTAAATTTTCCAGGATTGGGTGTCGGGGAAGCGATCTCCTTTCTCCAATTCGGGAATTAATCCGGCCCTGACCACCGAGGATTTCCCACTGCCAGAAATCCCCAATACTGCCAAAAATGAATCGTCATGGATGCGATTGACTAAGGTTTTCGTCAGGTCTTGGCGACCGAAGAAATAGGGGGCGTCTTCTTTTTGAAAGGCGGCCAATCCTTTATAGGGATTTTTCCCCGTCACCACCGCTTTCTCGCGTTCCCGTAACGGTTCTTTGTCCGGGTCGATTAAGATAATCTCGCCGTCGCGGTTGATAGCTTTTGGGGTTTGCCCGCAAGGTTCTAACGCTTGGATGAGATAATGAGAGAGGGTGACGGTACTCACGACGCCCTCCTGCTGCAACCCTTGCAATAATGCCTCGGCGAATACGCTATGTTCGGCTGTGGTGGACTCATACGCCAATTCCGGCGCGCCACAAGCGGATATCAAACAGCGCGTCACTCGTTCCGATTGTCCCGGGTCTGCTTCTTGATAATTGAAGAGTTCCCCGGAATGGCAGCAGTCGAGGATCGCGATTTGCTGTTTGACGGGACTGTGTTCTAAAACTTGCCGCAAGTATGGCAGGGATACCCCCCATTTCTCGGTGCTGTTATTCTTGGGGTTGGCGCGACTGGTGGCTAGAAATCCTTGGGTGAAGCGACCTTTCCTCTGTCGCACGGCAACTCGCTTTTCTCTCGCTTGTGTGGCAGTCATAGCCCGTCCTCTAACCCAATTTTCTAGTATTGTGGTGGCAATTGGCAGCGATTTAGCCGATCGCATCCCAATCAATTCCCAAACTCGCTAATTGTTCGGGAGAGAGCGATCGCACTTTCTCCTCTAACTGTTGGCGCTTTTGGCGTTCCTTTTGTGCTTCTTCCTGACCGATAAGTAATAGATTGCCCTCCAAATCCCACCAGCGCAACCATTGTTGGGTTTGATTTTGATAGGTTCCTTCCCAAATTCCCAACTCTACTTGCATCGGGGGAATTGGATAATGTCCGCGATCGTTGGGGGTCATCGGCTGATAGAATCCATCGACGTGATGATAGACTTCTAAACTGTTATCTTGAATTGAAAAAATTCCATAATAAGGTGCGCGAATAATCTGCTCGTAAACCCAAAATTTACCCGGTTTGCTTACATCCCCTCGATCGCTCCGATATAATGGCGTTCGATCGCGTTCCTCACTACCATCTCCCGAGGCAAATTCCAACACGATAGTCGGCGCAATATGTTCTCGCCAAATCACATAAGAACGGCGATATTGCCCCTGCAATTTCGGTGGTACATTTGCCACGTAAAACCAATCGGGAGCCTCTGCACCTTTTTCCGGCGGGTCGGTTTCGCGCCAATAAATCCCACAATCTTGACCGATACAATAATAGCCGTCTGGATGTAGCCGTTGCAGGGTAGAGGTCAGGGAGTCAGTAAGTAGGAGACTTTGCGGATGTTCTTGAAAATTTTTCACAAACGTACCGTCAGATTCGGGTAATTGGGTATGGTCTGGGAAAAATGGCGGTAAATCGCTTTTCTTTACTGTCTCAGTCATGATTTTTTTCAAAAAATTAAGATTTCTATTCCTGTTTGCTTACTTTTTTATTCTAGTCTACCAACTTTACAGTACCTCGTTCTTTTTTGTCCCTATTTCCTAGATCGCATCAATTCCAGAGGTAGAATTTACCCCGGATGTTTAGGGTTTGGGCGATCGCCCCTGCAAAACTGCGATCGCCCGATTCAACCCATGCAAACTCAACCCAAACATCGGCACAAACCGCGCAATTTCCCCTGCGGTATTCTGCTGCCAATCTTCACTTGGCATTGGATTTAACCAAGCAAAATATCGCACAGATCGCTGCAACTGTTCGATAAACTCTTGGGTTGCTTTCACCCGTTGTTCATCGTAATTTCCCCGTGCAGCCCCCGCATCGCTGATAATTAAAACTACCGCCCGTTCCCCAATGTTTTGCCAAACTTCCTCAATCAGTTGTGCCTGAAATCGTCCCGGATGTCGATACAAATAGCGATCGGGATAATCGTGAAAGTAGTAAACCCGCGTCTGTCGCAGTCGTCCCCCGCGTTGCGCCGTTTCCACCAATTGCCGGGATAACCCGTGAAACGGCACCATCGACCCTTCCACATCCACCAACATCACTAAATCCGTGCGATTCACCCGACGGGGAACCAGTACGGGTTCCAGCAAAATCCCCTCCCGCCCGATTTTCTCTACCGTCGCCTCCACATCCAACTCGGTGGGCGCTCCTTCCCGCAGGGGACGCCGCAGATAGCGCCAACACTGCTTCATTTCCCGGCGCGTCACCGGGAAATATTCCCTCTGCAAGGCATAACGCGGGCGTGGAAGTTCTATCTGTGGCGCAGAATCGCGAATTGCCTGCACGGTTTGCACGGGTTCCTCGACCACTGTAAAGGTATTCTGGGGTTCCGGCGTCGGCGTTATCTCAGGTGTAGCTTCAGGTTTTGGCGTTGGGGGAGGTGAATCCACTGGCGGCGCTTCGGGAGTCGGAGTTTCCGGCGTCGGTTGTGTCTCGGTTTCGGCGATCGGCGTTGGAGTGGATTCGGGTTTTTTCTGCGGAGGGCGTAGCTCGATTTGTCGCCACATTTTTGCAAGTTCTCGGCGCACCGTGTTTTGTTCCGCCTCGGATGTCGCCCATACCAGACAGCACAGTTGTTCTAATTCTTGGCAATTTTCCAATCCAAACCCACCGCG from Oxynema aestuarii AP17 harbors:
- a CDS encoding nSTAND1 domain-containing NTPase yields the protein MTATQAREKRVAVRQRKGRFTQGFLATSRANPKNNSTEKWGVSLPYLRQVLEHSPVKQQIAILDCCHSGELFNYQEADPGQSERVTRCLISACGAPELAYESTTAEHSVFAEALLQGLQQEGVVSTVTLSHYLIQALEPCGQTPKAINRDGEIILIDPDKEPLREREKAVVTGKNPYKGLAAFQKEDAPYFFGRQDLTKTLVNRIHDDSFLAVLGISGSGKSSVVRAGLIPELEKGDRFPDTQSWKIYDPFKPGDDPLESLARVLVDERHSFDRVNAELAQGAEGLQRLIAETEAPAVVLVIDQFEQIFTQCQSHAKRQQFLDCLLGALNHCRGDSRIAPTPGAIQTRHTPHIDSDPPLSKGGRGGYSPSLRVVITMRADFVGECAEYPQLAQLIETNNKIVGQMQEAELREAIAKPAEKEGWTIPEDLQNEIVKDVQQSPGSLPLLQYLLYELWDWRDRGLKVKTYQDMGGVLGALQTQADKIYNSLDPEEKTVAKSIFLELTQLVEEDKPTCRQVRKTRLTDLPPSPETVETVLAKLEDARLIVTGELQARGNNGDKIKVVDVAHEALIRNWETLKQWLGENPEIKRQRDEIQWTAQEWEDWGKPRNPEDLLRGIRLAEFEAFLKRYPEELSSVAIELIQLSIEARDRRGIPGIVSKVTDFFKNHEK
- a CDS encoding Uma2 family endonuclease translates to MTETVKKSDLPPFFPDHTQLPESDGTFVKNFQEHPQSLLLTDSLTSTLQRLHPDGYYCIGQDCGIYWRETDPPEKGAEAPDWFYVANVPPKLQGQYRRSYVIWREHIAPTIVLEFASGDGSEERDRTPLYRSDRGDVSKPGKFWVYEQIIRAPYYGIFSIQDNSLEVYHHVDGFYQPMTPNDRGHYPIPPMQVELGIWEGTYQNQTQQWLRWWDLEGNLLLIGQEEAQKERQKRQQLEEKVRSLSPEQLASLGIDWDAIG